Within the Actinomycetota bacterium genome, the region GGGCGGCGAGTACGCGCCCGAGGGCGAGCAGGCCTCGCGCCGGGCGGACCTGATCGCGCAGCTGCTGGACGGTGCCCCCACGACGCTCGTCGAGAAACACACCGCGTGGCTGCGCGACCTGGTGGGGATGCGTCCGGACGAGGTCCCGCTCGGTCCTGGGGTGGTCCATCGCCTGGCCGCCTGGACGGACGTGTACGTCGTGCCGTTCCTCGGTTCCGACGGCGACCAGTTCCGCAGGCTGGGCGAAGCCGAGCTGAGGTTCCCGGTCGCGCCGCGGCACGTGGAGCGCGATGAGCTGCGCCTGCGCCATGCGGACCTGCCGGACGGGAACCGAGCCGTGGTCCTCACCGACATCCACCTCGGCGCCCCTCACACGGAGGCGATGGCGCGGCAGGCGGTGCGCGACATCAACTCGCTGCGCCCCGAGATGGTGCTCGTGCCCGGCGACATCACCGACGACGGCGAGATCGAGCAGTTCGAGCTCGCCAAACAGATCCTGGACGACCTCGACGCTCCGGTTCACGCAGTGCTCGGAAACCATGACGCCGTCAGACGCTCCACGACCCAGCCGGACGGAGCGGAACTGTTCGAGAAGGTCTTCGGATACGCGCCCACCGACCAGGTCCTGGACTGGGGGCCGGTGCAGATCGCGCTTGTGGACACCACCGACCCGGTGGCGTCTCCCTTTCCGGACTGGGACCTGGCCCGGGGCGGATTCCGCGAGGACGCCGGCGGCACCAACGGCGGAGCGCTGCGTGCGGGCCAGGCTGAGGCCCTCGCCGCGCGGCTGGACCGCGCGCGGCCCACCCTGCTGGTCCAGCACCACGAACTCCAGCCTTTCGCGGCCTTCCCTCCGGTGATGTTCGGGGTCCGGGAGCCGGACTCCGACGCCCTGTTGTCGGAGCTTTCCGGACAGCGCCTACTCGGGATCGTCGCGGGACACACACATCGATCGGCGCTCACACAGGTGG harbors:
- a CDS encoding metallophosphoesterase, with product MSAQDPDQPRQDLVRALVQSCWLVESARAAVLTGWGGEYAPEGEQASRRADLIAQLLDGAPTTLVEKHTAWLRDLVGMRPDEVPLGPGVVHRLAAWTDVYVVPFLGSDGDQFRRLGEAELRFPVAPRHVERDELRLRHADLPDGNRAVVLTDIHLGAPHTEAMARQAVRDINSLRPEMVLVPGDITDDGEIEQFELAKQILDDLDAPVHAVLGNHDAVRRSTTQPDGAELFEKVFGYAPTDQVLDWGPVQIALVDTTDPVASPFPDWDLARGGFREDAGGTNGGALRAGQAEALAARLDRARPTLLVQHHELQPFAAFPPVMFGVREPDSDALLSELSGQRLLGIVAGHTHRSALTQVGGDGVAQLEVPSIKDWPHCYTVMTRTPQGVHVAPQQISDEELVWEHGRQIPPIYLRYVLGPLSRTAHTFASGG